The following are encoded together in the Saliniramus fredricksonii genome:
- the rpsO gene encoding 30S ribosomal protein S15: MSITPERKQELIKEFGAKEGDTGSPDVQIAILTERITNLTEHFKTHAKDNHSRRGLLKLVSQRRSLLDYVKRHDEPRYRALIGRLGIRR, translated from the coding sequence ATGTCGATCACGCCTGAGCGCAAGCAGGAACTGATCAAGGAATTCGGTGCGAAAGAAGGTGATACCGGCTCCCCGGATGTCCAGATCGCCATCCTCACCGAGCGGATCACCAATCTGACCGAGCATTTCAAGACCCATGCGAAGGACAACCATTCCCGCCGCGGTCTTTTGAAGCTCGTCTCGCAGCGTCGTTCGCTGCTCGACTATGTCAAGCGTCACGACGAGCCGCGCTACCGCGCTCTGATCGGTCGTCTCGGCATCCGCCGCTGA
- a CDS encoding heavy-metal-associated domain-containing protein codes for MSETSQISLAIEGMSCGGCLAAVERIVKKIDPQAVIRVDLDAGAAQLRTQAPVETVCAALDKGGFPAQARG; via the coding sequence ATGAGCGAAACGTCCCAGATCAGCCTCGCCATCGAGGGCATGTCCTGCGGCGGCTGCCTCGCGGCGGTGGAGCGGATCGTGAAGAAGATCGACCCGCAGGCCGTCATTCGGGTCGATCTCGATGCCGGCGCAGCGCAGTTGCGCACGCAGGCACCCGTCGAAACGGTCTGCGCTGCGCTCGACAAGGGCGGCTTCCCCGCGCAGGCGCGAGGCTGA
- a CDS encoding RidA family protein, which produces MPDFFNPPTIHAPASSYSHGVTHALTGRRLVISGQIGVHPDGTVADGVDAQLDLAWANLLTVLRAADMETRHLVKVTVFSTRPDTVMNFRAARDKALQGHAPATTYLQVAGLAAPDLLVEIEAEAVRDAD; this is translated from the coding sequence ATGCCCGATTTCTTCAATCCGCCGACCATTCACGCCCCCGCCTCGTCCTATTCGCACGGCGTGACGCATGCCCTGACGGGGCGCCGCCTGGTGATTTCCGGGCAGATCGGGGTCCATCCCGATGGTACCGTCGCCGACGGGGTCGATGCCCAGCTCGATCTGGCCTGGGCCAACCTCCTCACCGTTCTGCGCGCCGCCGACATGGAAACCCGCCATCTCGTCAAGGTGACCGTGTTCAGCACGCGCCCCGACACGGTGATGAATTTCCGCGCCGCGCGGGACAAGGCCTTGCAGGGGCATGCTCCGGCCACGACATATCTGCAGGTGGCGGGGCTCGCGGCTCCCGATCTGCTCGTCGAGATCGAGGCGGAAGCGGTGCGTGACGCGGATTGA
- a CDS encoding EAL domain-containing protein — protein sequence MGSIRNWALWAVSAVAIIASAVALWSLFGAALAPGMLLAGIGAIAVFTFAAAGFWRAGRASGLAAKTAHDLDIVARRLLRLEARLAEIERHPHAETRKTVAEVSGEIALLSGLLRDLAGSVSGHDRDVATLAEEIVDLRQRLDGAASMRAGDMHAGDMRAGDMRAAEPSQPADAADGGTGWADRLSDLAPAGSIGEEGIRSPDLPAAPAMGETAPPPLTPQAPAANDRDALIGGVSAVEDALFSTPPEPPEPATDPAEEARKRAILQAFREDHLEIHLQPVVNLPQRKTRFYEALARLRLDEQTLLQPDEFLPVLEESQLLPELDGKVAARAAAVARHLVNRGSEGFVSCNLAAASVRTPGFLRALGRILEAYPDILGRLAFEIPQRAWRMLDAESAGALEQLRAKGAFFILDRATDMRLDPLSLADRGVAYAKLPARMLLDPQPSHGLDFETADLATVLSRAGIRLVADRVETESDVPDLIDIDVPLAQGYVFAPPRAVRPDIVAGLARRATPPQSAPPSRSGTAQQAGNAGADGSRAAGNTATQRSIGNRSSVDRSATGTDSAGKNAASKNATGKNATGKNAANPPPAAPTEPPDPPEPRLPYRAFLRRAG from the coding sequence ATGGGGAGCATCAGGAACTGGGCATTGTGGGCCGTCAGTGCCGTGGCGATCATTGCCTCGGCTGTCGCCCTGTGGAGCCTGTTCGGTGCGGCGCTGGCGCCGGGCATGCTGCTCGCCGGGATCGGCGCGATCGCGGTCTTCACCTTCGCCGCAGCGGGGTTCTGGCGGGCCGGGCGCGCCTCTGGGCTCGCCGCGAAGACGGCCCATGATCTCGATATCGTCGCCCGCCGGCTGTTGCGTCTGGAGGCGCGGCTGGCCGAGATCGAGCGCCATCCCCATGCCGAGACGCGCAAGACCGTCGCCGAGGTTTCCGGCGAGATCGCCCTGCTGAGTGGTCTTCTGCGCGATCTCGCCGGCAGCGTCTCCGGCCATGACCGTGACGTGGCGACGCTGGCCGAGGAGATCGTCGACCTGCGCCAGCGCCTCGACGGCGCTGCATCGATGCGCGCGGGGGACATGCACGCAGGAGACATGCGCGCAGGAGACATGCGCGCGGCGGAGCCTTCACAGCCCGCAGATGCGGCGGATGGCGGCACCGGCTGGGCCGACCGGCTTTCCGATCTCGCCCCCGCCGGGAGCATTGGCGAGGAAGGCATACGCAGTCCGGATCTGCCCGCCGCGCCTGCCATGGGCGAAACCGCGCCGCCACCGCTCACCCCGCAGGCGCCTGCGGCGAATGACCGTGACGCCCTGATCGGCGGTGTCTCCGCCGTGGAAGACGCACTGTTTTCCACCCCACCGGAGCCGCCGGAACCCGCCACCGATCCGGCCGAGGAGGCGCGCAAGCGCGCGATCCTCCAGGCATTTCGCGAGGACCATCTCGAAATTCACCTGCAGCCCGTGGTCAACCTGCCCCAGCGCAAGACGCGCTTCTACGAGGCGCTGGCCCGTCTGCGCCTCGATGAGCAGACCCTGCTTCAGCCCGACGAATTCCTGCCGGTTCTGGAGGAATCGCAGCTCCTTCCCGAACTCGACGGCAAGGTCGCCGCTCGCGCCGCCGCCGTGGCGCGCCATCTGGTCAATCGCGGCAGCGAGGGTTTCGTCAGTTGCAACCTCGCAGCAGCGAGCGTGCGCACACCCGGATTCCTGCGCGCGCTCGGGCGTATTCTGGAGGCTTATCCCGACATTCTGGGGCGCCTTGCCTTCGAGATCCCGCAGCGGGCCTGGCGCATGCTCGATGCGGAATCGGCTGGCGCGCTGGAGCAGCTGCGCGCCAAGGGTGCGTTCTTCATTCTCGACCGCGCCACCGACATGCGCCTCGACCCGCTGAGCCTCGCCGATCGCGGCGTCGCTTATGCCAAGCTGCCCGCGCGCATGCTGCTCGACCCGCAACCGAGCCATGGGCTCGATTTCGAGACTGCCGATCTCGCCACGGTGCTCAGCCGTGCGGGTATCCGGCTCGTCGCCGACCGGGTCGAGACCGAATCCGACGTGCCCGATCTGATCGATATCGACGTGCCGCTGGCGCAGGGCTACGTCTTCGCGCCGCCGCGCGCGGTGCGCCCCGATATCGTCGCCGGCCTCGCGCGCCGGGCCACACCGCCGCAGAGCGCACCGCCTTCACGATCCGGCACGGCGCAGCAGGCCGGAAATGCGGGCGCTGACGGGTCACGCGCTGCGGGCAACACCGCCACGCAGAGGTCGATCGGTAACAGGTCGAGCGTGGACAGATCGGCCACAGGCACGGATTCCGCAGGCAAGAATGCTGCAAGCAAGAACGCCACAGGCAAGAATGCCACAGGCAAGAACGCCGCCAATCCGCCCCCCGCTGCGCCGACCGAGCCGCCCGATCCGCCCGAGCCGCGCCTGCCCTATCGTGCCTTCCTGCGGCGTGCGGGCTGA